The Leptospira sp. WS39.C2 genome contains a region encoding:
- a CDS encoding SufD family Fe-S cluster assembly protein gives MNSSLKKQHHILNPKKRFQFCNTLVPEWEKLSLPTEKDESYRKFPIGSLDWKELGFDPQKKRELEEIADSENLTEDHVTGLIEPILSLVKEYLPKDYFTYLSLMLSKEFKVVVCEDGITTKQITLVGDGPKFCVRIFYIPSGKFSQIVLKTESNHDSDSLHIQNVLDVFVIDKDSQVEILDEENFDEDLIQFRTVLLLSKENTSVKFHYFPFGGFRSKFLLHSHLLGKGAEVSVDGVSALGKRNLKDLDMEMHHHADHTTSKISYKSIVTDKSHHIFTGNLIIPPNLKKVVAHQESFNLSLNKKARAEANPKLEVLAEDVSCTHGATVGDIDEEQYFYLLSRGLSPEESKSLLVTAFYGETIHNIGFSDEIKHDLESSIHTILVGGK, from the coding sequence ATGAATTCCTCACTCAAAAAACAGCACCACATCCTAAATCCAAAAAAACGATTTCAGTTTTGTAACACATTAGTTCCCGAATGGGAAAAATTATCACTTCCGACGGAAAAGGACGAATCCTACCGCAAATTTCCAATTGGTTCATTAGATTGGAAGGAACTTGGTTTTGACCCTCAAAAAAAGAGGGAATTAGAAGAAATTGCTGATTCTGAAAATCTAACTGAGGATCATGTTACAGGTTTAATCGAACCTATCTTAAGTTTGGTGAAGGAATATCTCCCTAAGGATTATTTTACATACCTTAGTTTAATGTTATCCAAAGAGTTTAAAGTGGTGGTGTGTGAAGATGGAATTACCACAAAACAAATCACACTCGTTGGGGATGGACCCAAGTTTTGTGTTCGTATTTTTTATATTCCTAGTGGCAAATTTTCTCAAATTGTATTAAAAACGGAATCAAACCACGACTCAGATTCTCTTCATATTCAAAATGTCTTAGATGTATTTGTAATTGATAAAGATTCACAAGTAGAGATTTTGGATGAAGAAAACTTTGATGAAGATCTCATTCAATTTCGGACTGTACTTTTACTTTCCAAAGAAAATACATCTGTAAAATTCCATTATTTTCCTTTTGGTGGGTTTCGTTCCAAGTTTTTATTACATTCACATTTACTTGGCAAAGGTGCAGAAGTGTCAGTGGATGGAGTTTCTGCTTTAGGAAAACGGAACTTAAAGGACTTGGATATGGAAATGCACCACCACGCAGACCATACCACAAGTAAAATCAGTTACAAATCCATTGTCACAGACAAATCCCATCATATTTTCACAGGTAATTTGATTATACCACCTAATTTGAAAAAGGTGGTAGCCCACCAAGAATCATTTAATTTATCGTTAAACAAAAAAGCAAGAGCCGAAGCCAATCCAAAATTAGAAGTCCTTGCGGAAGATGTATCCTGTACTCACGGTGCGACAGTCGGAGATATCGATGAAGAACAATATTTTTATTTATTATCTCGCGGACTAAGTCCAGAAGAATCAAAATCTCTCCTCGTGACTGCCTTTTATGGAGAAACCATTCATAATATCGGATTTTCAGATGAGATTAAACATGATTTAGAAAGTTCCATCCATACCATTCTCGTAGGAGGAAAATGA
- a CDS encoding iron-sulfur cluster assembly scaffold protein — MLSENKSFQDFLKWKSYANWNKPKESVLEKRALNPLCGDEVILYYNRIKNEGIEIVAVSGDSCSICSASLGLLFKNQSLFLTKDIPKYLSERKKFLEGEESSLFGDLEELSFFHSVVSHPSRHRCALLPWQTLEKIIEEKNDPRP, encoded by the coding sequence GTGTTGTCAGAAAATAAATCATTCCAAGATTTTCTAAAATGGAAATCTTATGCGAATTGGAACAAACCAAAAGAATCTGTGTTAGAAAAAAGAGCACTAAACCCACTTTGTGGGGATGAAGTTATTTTGTATTATAACAGGATAAAAAATGAGGGAATTGAAATTGTGGCAGTTTCTGGAGATTCTTGTTCGATTTGTTCTGCCTCCCTTGGACTTTTATTTAAAAATCAATCTCTCTTCCTGACAAAAGACATACCCAAGTATCTATCCGAACGAAAAAAATTTTTAGAAGGGGAGGAATCTTCCTTGTTTGGAGATTTAGAAGAGTTATCCTTTTTCCATAGTGTGGTTTCACACCCAAGTCGTCATCGTTGTGCCCTTTTGCCTTGGCAAACATTAGAAAAAATCATCGAGGAAAAAAATGATCCGAGACCCTGA
- a CDS encoding sugar phosphate nucleotidyltransferase, whose amino-acid sequence MRFQEDSIDCVDFILKKDEVLTIILGGGKGTRLLPLTEKRSKPAVSFGGKYRLIDIPISNSLNSGFEKIFILTQFNSYSLNRHINRTYATGNIHQKSFVEIIAAEQTVSSANWFEGTADAVRKVLPYIREQKPKYVLILSGDQLYNMDLADFMQSHLMDPETQISVATNAIPEDQVFGLGIVKAGVGGSIQEFIEKPQDLSQVESCRTENGSFLANMGIYIFNTATLIDVLEDRNMADFGKEILPKAIKERKVKAYTYDGYWEDIGTIKAFYEANLMLTDHIPKFNLYLEKTPIYTRARALPPSKINQAVVNQALISEGTILNQCEVHRSIIGVRQLIASGTKIYDSIIMGLDHYGYFDRKSGKIPIGIGPNCEIRRTIVDKDCAIGANVRLLNEQNLQEYEDDYIRIRDGIIVVPRHSAIPDGYSI is encoded by the coding sequence ATGCGATTCCAAGAAGACTCAATTGACTGTGTGGACTTTATCTTAAAAAAAGATGAAGTTCTCACGATTATTTTAGGTGGGGGAAAAGGCACTCGTCTTCTGCCTTTGACGGAAAAACGATCAAAACCTGCCGTGAGTTTTGGAGGGAAATATCGATTGATTGATATTCCGATTTCCAATTCGCTAAACAGTGGATTCGAAAAAATCTTTATCCTAACACAGTTTAACTCCTATTCGCTGAACCGCCATATCAACAGGACGTATGCAACAGGGAATATCCACCAAAAAAGTTTTGTAGAAATCATTGCCGCAGAACAAACAGTATCCAGTGCCAATTGGTTTGAAGGTACTGCCGATGCAGTGAGAAAAGTCCTTCCCTACATCCGCGAACAAAAACCCAAATATGTACTCATCCTTTCGGGAGACCAATTGTACAATATGGACCTTGCTGACTTTATGCAAAGCCATTTGATGGACCCTGAAACACAAATCTCTGTTGCCACTAATGCAATCCCTGAAGACCAAGTTTTTGGACTTGGGATTGTCAAAGCGGGAGTGGGTGGATCCATCCAAGAATTCATTGAAAAACCACAAGACCTTTCGCAAGTGGAATCTTGCCGGACAGAGAATGGATCGTTTCTTGCAAATATGGGGATTTATATCTTCAACACAGCCACTTTAATCGATGTATTAGAAGATCGCAATATGGCTGATTTCGGAAAGGAAATCTTGCCGAAGGCCATAAAAGAACGAAAGGTAAAAGCGTATACTTACGATGGTTATTGGGAGGATATCGGAACGATCAAAGCTTTTTATGAAGCCAATTTGATGTTAACCGATCATATACCCAAATTCAATTTATACTTAGAGAAAACCCCGATATACACGAGAGCTCGGGCACTTCCACCGTCAAAGATCAATCAGGCGGTAGTGAACCAAGCTTTGATTTCGGAAGGGACCATTCTTAACCAATGTGAGGTGCATCGATCTATCATTGGAGTGCGCCAACTCATTGCTTCTGGGACCAAAATCTATGATTCCATCATTATGGGTCTCGACCATTACGGTTACTTCGATCGGAAATCAGGGAAAATCCCTATTGGCATTGGGCCTAACTGCGAAATACGACGAACAATTGTCGATAAAGATTGTGCGATCGGCGCCAATGTTCGCCTGTTAAACGAACAAAACTTACAAGAGTACGAAGATGATTACATTCGCATTCGAGATGGGATCATCGTGGTTCCAAGGCATTCTGCCATCCCTGATGGGTATTCGATTTGA
- a CDS encoding EAL domain-containing protein — MFITESTEGNQFWNETYFVPHFQPIVNAINRSISAYEVLGRQFNPEENTYQSLGGLFHNRDHDPVPIYNIDRILREKAVQTLKESNLRTKLFFNMMPNFLSRVHHTDLFAENFHIIQLIEKYGIDRNQVVIEITEDEFDGSIERLIQIVQIFRDYGLKIAIDDLGTGFSNLERIGYLHPDIMKVDIKIMRESLNKNSFKQVLGAISEMSQKLGSQLLFEGIETEEEVNLALSMGANLLQGFYFSTPNPHFLNRNTFSDKMKSVLENFSSVRSRELREKGIREQKIIDQLQDLFYELSDSSEEDFPYRFGQILGSLPREILKVFVCDAEGYQITPTYDLDRMNGGYLERSRQIGNNYAWKPYFLKHKEESERFRKKWGVTYPLYDINNQNQYVIFTFSLMAGKILVAQVSWSE; from the coding sequence ATGTTCATAACGGAATCAACGGAAGGAAACCAGTTTTGGAACGAGACATATTTTGTCCCTCATTTCCAACCCATCGTCAATGCCATCAATCGCTCTATTTCTGCTTACGAAGTACTCGGTAGGCAGTTCAATCCTGAGGAAAACACCTACCAATCTTTAGGTGGTCTTTTCCATAACAGAGACCATGATCCAGTTCCGATTTACAATATTGATCGGATTTTACGGGAGAAGGCAGTCCAGACCCTAAAGGAAAGTAACCTTCGAACAAAACTTTTCTTCAATATGATGCCGAACTTTTTATCAAGGGTGCACCATACCGATTTATTTGCGGAAAATTTCCACATCATCCAACTCATCGAAAAATATGGGATCGATCGCAACCAAGTTGTCATTGAGATCACAGAAGACGAATTTGACGGATCCATCGAACGGCTCATCCAAATTGTCCAAATTTTCAGGGATTATGGCTTAAAGATTGCGATTGATGACCTAGGGACTGGGTTTTCCAATTTAGAACGAATTGGGTATTTACACCCAGACATCATGAAAGTGGACATCAAAATCATGCGAGAGAGTTTGAATAAAAACTCCTTCAAGCAGGTCCTCGGTGCGATTTCAGAAATGTCACAAAAATTAGGAAGCCAGCTTCTTTTTGAAGGGATCGAAACAGAAGAAGAAGTGAACTTAGCGCTTTCTATGGGTGCAAACCTCCTCCAAGGATTTTATTTTTCAACTCCAAACCCACATTTCTTAAACCGCAATACTTTCTCTGATAAAATGAAGTCGGTTCTTGAGAACTTTTCTAGTGTTCGGTCCCGGGAACTTCGGGAAAAAGGCATCCGAGAACAAAAGATCATCGACCAATTGCAAGATTTGTTTTACGAACTCTCTGATTCCAGTGAAGAAGACTTCCCTTACCGTTTTGGGCAAATTCTAGGTTCCCTCCCACGGGAAATTTTGAAAGTTTTTGTCTGTGATGCAGAAGGATACCAAATCACACCAACTTATGATCTAGATAGGATGAATGGGGGGTATTTGGAACGTTCTCGGCAGATTGGAAATAATTATGCTTGGAAACCTTATTTTTTGAAACACAAAGAGGAGTCCGAACGATTCCGTAAAAAATGGGGAGTGACCTATCCTTTGTACGATATCAATAACCAAAACCAATATGTGATTTTTACATTTTCTCTTATGGCAGGAAAGATCCTCGTGGCACAGGTGAGTTGGTCGGAATAG
- a CDS encoding Rieske (2Fe-2S) protein, giving the protein MAFKKLVSIGEIAEGKLTVVKTRHFSVVITKWENEYFAFEDSCTHDGEEISCGKLEGCVITCPRHFAKFDIRNGSVLALPATEPLTIFPTKVNGDDLEVDLEFA; this is encoded by the coding sequence ATGGCGTTTAAAAAATTAGTCTCAATTGGGGAAATTGCAGAAGGTAAATTGACAGTCGTAAAAACACGTCATTTTTCTGTCGTGATTACAAAATGGGAAAATGAATACTTTGCTTTTGAAGATTCCTGTACCCATGACGGGGAAGAAATATCATGTGGAAAATTAGAAGGATGTGTGATCACATGCCCACGTCACTTTGCAAAATTTGATATTAGGAATGGTAGTGTTTTAGCACTCCCTGCAACAGAACCTTTGACCATTTTTCCTACAAAAGTGAATGGAGATGACTTAGAAGTGGATTTGGAGTTCGCATGA
- the gshA gene encoding glutamate--cysteine ligase yields the protein MKSKLLKPKQKDSTNSLFSKEYKDCLLSAKHGLERESVRINEKAFLSQNPHPKALGSSLAHPLIKTDFAEAQIEYATNIHKTIPDALSELTELHAFTAKNLSHEYLWPFSMPPILPSDSKIEVGQYGTSTEGRKKTIYRNGLGFRYGKKMQTISGVHYNISFDTCMLSVISEKRFKKPLSKETKSQIYFDTIRNFYRISPALLYLFGSSSLTDVTFVDQAKPLKGLQKLDSKTLNAPFSTTLRLSNIGYTSKIQGKYPISVNSLKEYATDMCHVVSKTYPPYKKFNNKDTNQLNDFVLQLENEYYSLVRPKQVPKGEERVVDALVERGVEYLEIRLLDLDPFSAIGVEETRLYFLHMVLLYCMLNESPKANVEEMSDWRKNQEVTTWFGRKPDTKVFLFGKEVFLRDMVYQLFVELQPIADLLDEDDGNGPFSRAWETQWEKWDDPSILGATMSELDLKIHKTNFREFGLALAKSHKEELLQMNLSPNRIKYYEDLSEQSIYEQKKMETLEGSHLKKNQKPIQIKPLKLCSEV from the coding sequence ATGAAGTCAAAATTATTAAAACCAAAACAGAAAGATTCAACAAATAGCTTATTTTCCAAAGAATACAAAGATTGTTTACTCAGCGCAAAACATGGTTTGGAAAGAGAAAGTGTTCGTATAAATGAGAAAGCATTTTTATCACAAAATCCACATCCAAAAGCACTTGGATCAAGTTTGGCACACCCACTCATCAAAACAGATTTTGCGGAAGCACAAATCGAATATGCTACCAATATTCATAAAACAATCCCTGACGCACTTTCTGAACTCACAGAACTTCATGCCTTTACCGCAAAAAACCTAAGTCATGAATACCTTTGGCCATTTAGTATGCCTCCAATCTTGCCAAGTGATAGTAAAATTGAAGTAGGGCAATATGGTACATCGACTGAAGGTAGAAAAAAAACAATCTATCGAAATGGACTTGGGTTTCGTTATGGAAAAAAAATGCAAACGATCTCAGGGGTACATTATAATATTTCCTTTGATACTTGTATGTTGTCAGTGATTTCTGAAAAAAGATTCAAAAAACCGTTATCGAAGGAAACAAAATCTCAAATTTATTTTGATACCATCCGTAATTTTTATCGGATTTCCCCTGCTTTATTGTATTTGTTTGGATCTTCAAGTTTAACGGATGTTACGTTTGTTGATCAGGCAAAACCGCTTAAAGGTTTACAAAAATTAGATTCAAAAACATTAAATGCACCATTCTCAACTACATTAAGATTATCGAATATTGGTTATACAAGTAAAATACAAGGGAAATATCCGATATCAGTCAATTCATTAAAAGAATATGCTACTGATATGTGCCATGTTGTATCAAAAACATATCCACCATACAAAAAGTTTAATAACAAAGATACAAACCAACTTAATGATTTTGTTTTACAATTAGAGAATGAATACTATTCCCTTGTCCGACCAAAACAAGTTCCAAAAGGTGAGGAGAGAGTTGTTGATGCCCTTGTGGAAAGGGGTGTCGAATATTTAGAAATTAGACTTCTCGACTTGGATCCATTTTCAGCGATAGGTGTCGAAGAAACTAGACTCTATTTTTTACATATGGTTTTGTTATACTGTATGTTAAATGAATCCCCTAAGGCAAACGTAGAAGAAATGTCCGACTGGAGAAAAAACCAAGAAGTGACTACTTGGTTTGGGCGAAAACCTGATACAAAAGTATTTTTATTTGGAAAAGAAGTTTTTTTGCGTGATATGGTGTATCAGCTGTTTGTTGAGTTACAACCCATTGCGGATCTTTTGGATGAAGATGACGGAAATGGTCCGTTTAGTCGTGCATGGGAAACACAATGGGAGAAATGGGACGACCCATCAATACTTGGTGCGACTATGTCAGAATTGGATCTAAAAATTCATAAAACAAATTTTCGCGAGTTTGGTTTGGCTCTGGCAAAATCTCATAAAGAAGAATTATTACAAATGAATTTATCACCTAATCGCATCAAATACTATGAAGATCTTAGTGAACAATCCATTTATGAGCAGAAAAAAATGGAAACTTTAGAAGGTAGTCATTTGAAAAAAAATCAAAAACCCATCCAAATCAAACCTTTAAAACTATGTAGTGAGGTTTGA
- the ggt gene encoding gamma-glutamyltransferase: MEGIRKFPLSFLIFVLFVSFGSCETIRSAMDAENNTSTLESIFPQVEGSKEKRDRYELTGREFMIATDHPLASQAGVEVWKQGGNVVDVFTAASFAISVLRPQSTGLLGGGFAIVYLPKKGKWAYDFRERSPKKGTASYYLKSDGSPDSEKILKGPFSAAVPGNVQGILKIQKQHGKLPLSDVIAPALRYAKNGFAVYSDLANVISKVWPNMNPSMQKVFGIDNRPIREGELLIQEELFQTLTRIVENEEKEWISGETIKLVSEYYKEYDGFISEEDWKQYQVKQMDPLVSSVWGYQMMTMPPPSSGVHLVTMMQLYAEMAKRKSFPKGIVGESIQITEAMKLAYRDRAEYGGDPSFTDVPVTKLISQTYIQDEVGEIEKKVVSGNWKENQNPKEPKDSYNTTHISVMDREGNAVSSTQSINGIFGAVQMVPGTGLVLNNTMDDFSIAPGVPNLYGLVGSKANAIAPGKTPLSSMSPTILVEPSGATKLVIGAPGGSQIPTSIFNTLYHYLIQKRSLYESVSFPRIHHQFQPSTLFLDPELKGYFPESELPFYRVQYGRHRAKVFIVSKEGDKLIGVSDPKGEGIPLGF, encoded by the coding sequence ATGGAAGGAATTAGAAAGTTTCCTCTTTCTTTTTTAATATTTGTTCTTTTTGTTTCTTTTGGAAGTTGTGAAACCATTCGCTCCGCAATGGATGCGGAAAATAACACATCCACCTTAGAATCTATTTTCCCCCAAGTCGAAGGTTCCAAAGAAAAACGAGACAGGTATGAACTTACGGGTCGTGAGTTTATGATCGCGACAGACCACCCACTTGCATCACAAGCAGGTGTGGAAGTTTGGAAACAAGGTGGGAATGTTGTAGATGTATTCACTGCAGCGAGTTTTGCCATTTCTGTTCTACGGCCACAATCTACGGGATTACTTGGAGGAGGTTTTGCGATAGTTTACCTCCCGAAAAAAGGGAAGTGGGCTTACGACTTTCGGGAACGTTCTCCGAAAAAAGGTACAGCCTCCTATTATTTAAAATCTGATGGATCTCCAGATTCAGAAAAAATTCTAAAAGGTCCATTTAGTGCAGCTGTCCCAGGCAATGTCCAAGGGATATTAAAAATCCAAAAACAACATGGAAAACTTCCTTTATCTGATGTTATTGCACCTGCCTTACGTTATGCGAAAAATGGATTTGCTGTATATTCCGATTTAGCAAATGTGATCTCAAAAGTTTGGCCAAATATGAATCCTTCCATGCAAAAGGTTTTTGGCATAGACAATCGGCCAATTCGGGAAGGTGAGTTACTCATTCAGGAAGAATTGTTTCAAACCTTAACTCGGATTGTTGAAAATGAAGAAAAGGAATGGATCTCTGGCGAAACAATAAAACTCGTTTCTGAATATTATAAAGAGTATGATGGATTCATCAGTGAAGAGGATTGGAAACAATACCAAGTGAAACAAATGGATCCTTTGGTGAGTTCAGTCTGGGGTTACCAAATGATGACTATGCCACCACCTAGTTCGGGTGTTCATTTGGTAACTATGATGCAATTATATGCAGAAATGGCAAAACGTAAATCGTTTCCAAAAGGAATTGTAGGTGAATCCATCCAAATCACTGAGGCAATGAAGTTAGCGTATCGAGATAGGGCTGAATATGGTGGTGACCCGAGTTTTACTGATGTCCCTGTAACAAAACTCATATCACAAACTTATATCCAAGATGAGGTTGGTGAAATTGAGAAAAAGGTTGTTTCCGGGAATTGGAAAGAAAATCAAAATCCAAAAGAACCAAAAGATTCTTATAATACAACTCACATTTCTGTTATGGACAGAGAAGGAAATGCAGTTTCCTCCACTCAATCGATCAATGGAATTTTTGGAGCCGTACAAATGGTTCCTGGCACTGGACTTGTTTTGAATAATACGATGGATGATTTTTCCATTGCACCTGGAGTTCCCAATTTGTATGGACTTGTTGGTTCTAAGGCAAATGCCATAGCACCAGGAAAAACACCTCTTTCTAGTATGAGCCCAACCATCCTTGTGGAACCTTCTGGCGCGACTAAGTTAGTCATTGGTGCACCTGGTGGTTCTCAAATTCCAACATCGATATTCAATACCTTGTACCATTACCTGATACAAAAACGAAGCCTTTATGAAAGTGTTTCCTTTCCACGGATCCACCACCAATTCCAACCGAGTACATTATTTTTAGATCCCGAGTTAAAAGGGTATTTTCCTGAATCGGAACTTCCGTTTTATCGAGTCCAATATGGTAGGCACCGTGCAAAGGTATTTATCGTGTCAAAAGAAGGAGACAAACTGATCGGTGTATCTGACCCCAAAGGGGAAGGAATCCCATTAGGTTTTTAG
- a CDS encoding metal-sulfur cluster assembly factor: protein MIRDPETEKEWEVFHSIRSVEDPEIGISLVELGLIYDVKVEGEKAEVTMTYTSLACPAGPQMKQDIENHALRVDGISEVVVHVVWNPKWEPRAMASEEAKMQMGIFD, encoded by the coding sequence ATGATCCGAGACCCTGAAACAGAAAAAGAATGGGAAGTTTTCCACAGCATCCGTTCCGTAGAAGACCCTGAGATTGGAATTTCTCTTGTAGAACTTGGTTTGATTTATGATGTCAAAGTGGAAGGGGAAAAAGCTGAGGTGACAATGACGTATACTTCTCTTGCATGTCCTGCGGGCCCACAAATGAAACAAGATATAGAAAACCATGCTTTACGAGTGGATGGAATTTCTGAAGTGGTTGTCCATGTTGTTTGGAATCCAAAATGGGAACCTAGGGCCATGGCTAGTGAAGAAGCAAAGATGCAAATGGGGATTTTCGATTGA
- a CDS encoding cysteine desulfurase: MSLDPYKLRLDFPILSQTLPNGKPLVYLDNGATSQKPLSVIHATNDYYTKENANIHRGVYYLSQHATELFERTRIKTSHFFQAQCAKAIIFTRGTTDAINLVAQTYGRVNVSEGDEIVLSVQEHHSNLVPWQMLAREKKAFLKFIPIQEDTTYNLSKLNEIITKRTKIIAISQMSNVTGTVHDLTKIIDRARQVGAKVLVDGAQAACHMPIHLVDLDVDFYAFSAHKMLGPTGVGVLFGKEEILEQMPPWLGGGDMIESVELESSTYAALPAKLEAGTPNIAGVIGFSHALDYLQKVGMKNIKDHERMLTEYALEGFRKIGGLNLYGTDDLDKRGGVISFTMDGIHPHDVGSILDEEGVAIRVGHHCCQPLMKQFQIPGTCRASFYFYNTKEDIDLLFQSIEKVKSIFGRVVRK; encoded by the coding sequence ATGAGTTTAGATCCATACAAACTGCGATTAGATTTTCCTATCCTTTCCCAAACCTTACCTAATGGGAAACCACTAGTGTATTTAGATAATGGGGCCACTTCTCAAAAACCATTGTCTGTGATTCACGCAACAAATGACTATTATACGAAAGAAAATGCCAATATCCACCGAGGTGTTTATTATCTTTCTCAACATGCAACAGAACTATTCGAACGAACTCGGATCAAAACGTCTCATTTTTTCCAAGCCCAATGTGCAAAAGCAATTATCTTCACACGTGGGACAACAGATGCGATCAATTTGGTGGCACAAACCTATGGAAGGGTAAATGTTTCAGAAGGAGATGAAATTGTTTTATCTGTACAGGAACACCATTCGAATTTGGTTCCATGGCAAATGTTGGCTCGAGAAAAAAAAGCCTTCTTAAAATTCATCCCAATCCAAGAAGATACAACATACAACTTATCAAAGTTAAACGAGATTATCACGAAACGGACCAAAATTATTGCCATAAGCCAAATGTCCAATGTAACAGGAACCGTTCATGATCTAACGAAAATTATTGATCGAGCGCGACAAGTTGGTGCAAAAGTTCTTGTGGATGGAGCTCAGGCTGCCTGCCACATGCCAATCCATCTGGTTGACCTGGATGTTGATTTTTATGCATTTTCTGCTCATAAAATGCTTGGACCGACAGGTGTTGGTGTCCTTTTCGGAAAAGAAGAAATTTTAGAACAAATGCCACCTTGGTTAGGTGGTGGGGATATGATCGAATCCGTGGAATTAGAAAGTTCAACGTATGCAGCTCTCCCTGCCAAATTAGAGGCTGGAACACCGAATATTGCCGGTGTCATTGGATTTTCCCATGCATTAGATTACTTACAAAAAGTGGGAATGAAAAATATCAAAGACCACGAACGTATGTTAACGGAATATGCCTTGGAAGGTTTTCGAAAAATCGGAGGTTTAAATCTCTATGGAACAGATGATTTAGACAAACGAGGTGGTGTGATTTCTTTTACCATGGATGGAATCCACCCACATGATGTGGGATCTATTTTGGATGAAGAAGGAGTGGCTATACGTGTTGGTCACCATTGTTGCCAACCATTGATGAAACAGTTTCAAATCCCAGGCACGTGTCGTGCTTCCTTTTACTTCTACAATACAAAAGAAGACATTGATTTGTTATTCCAGTCCATTGAAAAAGTAAAATCGATATTTGGTCGTGTTGTCAGAAAATAA
- the sufC gene encoding Fe-S cluster assembly ATPase SufC: MSAILEIQALHANVGDKQILRGVNLTIGAGEVHAIMGPNGSGKSTLSNVILGHPKYTVTSGDILFRGQSILKLSTDERARLGVFLSFQYPTALPGVTIGNFLRSILKAHRGKDVPVKEFKQELKTAMDLLEVPQSFIGRYVNDGFSGGEKKRAEILQMSLLKPVLSILDETDSGLDIDALRIVSEGINANRNPERSILLITHYQRMLNYIVPDFVHVFADGRILETGGKDLSLKLEEVGYDWILEREGVK; the protein is encoded by the coding sequence TTGTCCGCTATTCTCGAAATTCAAGCCCTCCATGCCAATGTCGGAGACAAACAAATCCTCCGAGGGGTAAATCTTACTATCGGAGCGGGAGAAGTCCATGCCATCATGGGACCCAATGGATCTGGGAAAAGTACCTTATCAAATGTCATTTTAGGCCACCCAAAATACACAGTCACTTCTGGTGACATTCTCTTTCGTGGCCAATCCATCTTAAAACTCTCGACAGATGAGAGGGCAAGGCTTGGGGTATTTTTATCCTTCCAATACCCTACAGCACTCCCTGGTGTGACGATTGGTAATTTTTTAAGATCCATTTTAAAAGCCCACCGTGGCAAAGATGTTCCTGTAAAAGAGTTCAAACAAGAATTAAAAACAGCAATGGACCTTTTGGAAGTACCTCAATCGTTTATAGGTCGTTATGTGAACGATGGTTTTTCTGGTGGTGAAAAAAAACGAGCTGAAATTTTGCAAATGAGTTTACTAAAACCAGTTTTATCCATTTTAGATGAAACCGATTCGGGTCTTGACATTGATGCTTTACGTATTGTTTCAGAAGGAATCAATGCAAATCGAAATCCAGAGAGATCCATTTTACTCATTACACATTACCAAAGGATGTTGAATTACATTGTACCGGATTTTGTTCACGTATTCGCAGATGGAAGGATATTGGAAACTGGTGGCAAAGACCTTTCTCTTAAATTAGAAGAAGTTGGGTATGATTGGATTTTGGAGAGAGAAGGGGTCAAATGA